Genomic window (Streptococcus porcinus):
CAGCCATGTGGATTTTGATTGCTAATAGCTTCATGCAACATCCTGTTGGTTATGAAGTTGTTAATGGCAGAGCACAGATGACAGATTTCTTAGCTCTTATTAATAACCACCAGTTCCATTATGAATTTGGCCATGTCATTACTGGCGCCATCACTATGGGTGGTACTGTTATTGCTGGTATGGCAGCTTTCAAACTGCTGAAAAAAGAAACCTTAACTGAATCTGTTCAAAAAATATATAAAAAATCACTACGTTTAGGTTTGTTAGTCACTTTGCTAGGCTCTATCTCAGTAATGGGGATGGGGGATTTACAGATGAAAGCTTTGCTTAATGATCAACCTATGAAATTTGCTGCAATGGAGGGTGATTATGAAGATTCTGGGGATCCAGCTGCCTGGACCGTTCTTGCTTGGGCTAATGAAGCTAAAAAAGAACAAGTGTTTGGAGTGAAAATTCCTTATATGCTAAGTATTCTCTCTTATGGTAAACCTTCTGGTTCTGTCAAGGGAATGAATACGGCTAATAAAGAATTAGTTGCTAAGTATGGTCAAGATAATTATTTTCCAATGGTTAACTTGCTCTTTTACGGTTTCCGTACCATGGCTGCTTTTGGCACCTTAATGTTAGGTGTTTCGGCGCTAGGATTATTCTTAACGCGTCCAAAGAAACCAATTCTATATGAGAAGAAATGGATGCTTGTCATTGTTGCTTTGACCACAATTGCTCCCTTCTTGTCAAATACATTTGGTTGGATTATTACAGAGCAAGGGCGCTATCCTTGGACAGTTTATGGCTTGTTTAAAATCAAAGATAGTGTTTCTCCAAATGTCTCAGTTGCCTCTCTACTCTTCTCAAACACTGTTTATTTCTTGTTATTTAGTGCTTTAGGGGCTATGATGGTCTATCTTGTTATTCGTGAGTTGAACAAAGGACCTGAGCATGAGGAAGTTCTATTACAAAATTTAAAACAATCAAGCATTGACCCGTTTGAGAAAGGAGCATTCTAATGAGTGGATTACAATTTTTCTGGTTTTTCCTAATTGGTCTTCTCTTTTCCGGATTCTTTTTCTTAGAAGGTTTTGACTTCGG
Coding sequences:
- a CDS encoding cytochrome ubiquinol oxidase subunit I, whose product is MTIETLARFQFAMTTVFHFFFVPFTIGTCFVVAIMETCYVVTKKEEYKKMTKFWGNIMLLSFAVGVVTGIIQEFQFGMNWSDYSRFVGDIFGAPLAIEALLAFFMESTFLGLWMFTWDNPKIGKKLHLSFIWLVVFGSLMSAMWILIANSFMQHPVGYEVVNGRAQMTDFLALINNHQFHYEFGHVITGAITMGGTVIAGMAAFKLLKKETLTESVQKIYKKSLRLGLLVTLLGSISVMGMGDLQMKALLNDQPMKFAAMEGDYEDSGDPAAWTVLAWANEAKKEQVFGVKIPYMLSILSYGKPSGSVKGMNTANKELVAKYGQDNYFPMVNLLFYGFRTMAAFGTLMLGVSALGLFLTRPKKPILYEKKWMLVIVALTTIAPFLSNTFGWIITEQGRYPWTVYGLFKIKDSVSPNVSVASLLFSNTVYFLLFSALGAMMVYLVIRELNKGPEHEEVLLQNLKQSSIDPFEKGAF